The genomic window CAGGCGCGACTTGCCCGACGCGACGTCCAGCGCGAAGATCGCGGTCTGACCCAGGTAGGGGGCCGTGACGTGGATCGACTTGCCGTCGGCCGACCACAGCAGCGAGCCGGGGCTCAGCGACAGGTTGTCGAAATCCAGGTCCAGGCGCCGCTCGGTCCCGTCCGGCCAGCCGCGCAGGACGACGTGGTAGCGGTCGGCCTCGAAGCCGGGGCGGTCCATGGCCAGCCAGGCCAACGTCTTGCCGTCGGGCGAGAAGACGGGCTGGGTGTCCTGGGCCTCGTTCGCCTCGGTCAGGCAGAGGCGGCGGCTCGGGCTGTCGGTGCTCACGGCGTAGAGGTCGTCGTCGGTGCTCCAGGCGGCCTCGCTGCCGTCCTTGACCCGCGCGGCGAAGACCAGCGTGCGGCCGTCGCGGCTGAAGGCGAACTCCTCGCTGCCGCCGAAGGGCAGCGTGGGCGCGTCGGCGTCCAGGCCGGGGGTGAGGTCGCGCGCCTGCTCGTCGGTCCCGGACCAGGGGCGCAGGAAGACGTGGTTGCGCTTGCCGTCCTCCCAGGTGTCCCAGCGCCGGAAGAACAGCTCGTCGTAGGTCCGGCCGGTGGCGACGGTCGCGGCCTTGTCGGCGTCGCGCGCGACCGTCTCGGCGATCGTGGCGTCGGGGTAGACGGCCAGCGAGAAGGCGTAGGCCTCCAGCTGCGGCACGACCTCGAAGTTCTCGACGTCCAGGGGCAGGCGGGTGACCTGGGCGGCCTCGCCGCCGCGCGGGTCGATCGTCCAGACCTGCGCCGAACCCGAGCGCGTGCTCAGGAAGGCGACGCGGCCGTCCGGCAGCCAGCGGCCGTTCCAGTCGGCGGCGGGGTCGGCGGTCAGGCGGCGCGGCTCCGACTTGCCGT from bacterium includes these protein-coding regions:
- a CDS encoding S9 family peptidase, whose translation is MRHLVLLTVLLAALASPALAADPHPFNVHDMLAMQRLSDPRVSPDGALALYALRTTDLEANKGRTDLWLVALDGKSEPRRLTADPAADWNGRWLPDGRVAFLSTRSGSAQVWTIDPRGGEAAQVTRLPLDVENFEVVPQLEAYAFSLAVYPDATIAETVARDADKAATVATGRTYDELFFRRWDTWEDGKRNHVFLRPWSGTDEQARDLTPGLDADAPTLPFGGSEEFAFSRDGRTLVFAARVKDGSEAAWSTDDDLYAVSTDSPSRRLCLTEANEAQDTQPVFSPDGKTLAWLAMDRPGFEADRYHVVLRGWPDGTERRLDLDFDNLSLSPGSLLWSADGKSIHVTAPYLGQTAIFALDVASGKSRL